The Pseudomonas baetica genome includes a region encoding these proteins:
- a CDS encoding helix-turn-helix transcriptional regulator — protein sequence MNLTGSIRNMENPHFYWQLGELIASTGDDHFATNMFQLVDTLVPVNRVDLSEWTLDERQASVVEIKPLGSAGLPQTFPPPDPLERPDDHPLLQKMIEMNDSLLIQLKASLLPRHPQHSVHQCNLVSRTSNRRCVISFYRPHTQRVFSLPELSFLKSLSDTLLPLIERHAQISRQTLSKQPRLPSVNLDKAPLALVFDERLMLSGVVLSAREKEVCLGLLTGGTVPHMAQKLQVKNSSIETYLKRATAKLGVSGRHGLAKWMAGA from the coding sequence ATGAATCTGACCGGCAGCATTCGCAATATGGAAAACCCGCACTTCTACTGGCAATTGGGGGAACTGATTGCAAGCACGGGCGATGATCACTTCGCCACGAACATGTTCCAGTTGGTCGACACGCTGGTGCCGGTCAACCGGGTCGATCTCAGCGAGTGGACGCTGGATGAGCGTCAGGCCAGTGTGGTCGAGATCAAGCCGCTGGGCAGTGCCGGTCTACCGCAGACGTTCCCCCCGCCCGATCCGCTGGAGCGTCCTGACGATCATCCGTTGTTGCAGAAAATGATCGAGATGAATGACTCGCTGTTGATTCAACTGAAAGCCTCGCTACTGCCCCGACATCCGCAGCACAGCGTTCACCAATGCAATCTGGTGTCGCGCACGTCCAACCGCCGCTGTGTCATTTCGTTCTACCGCCCGCACACCCAGCGGGTGTTTTCGCTGCCGGAGCTGTCGTTTCTCAAGAGCCTGTCCGACACCCTGCTGCCGCTGATCGAACGCCATGCGCAGATCAGTCGGCAAACCCTTTCCAAACAACCGCGCTTACCCTCGGTCAATCTCGATAAAGCCCCCCTTGCACTGGTTTTCGATGAACGCCTGATGTTGAGCGGCGTGGTTCTATCGGCGCGAGAGAAAGAAGTCTGCCTGGGCCTTTTGACCGGCGGCACGGTGCCGCACATGGCGCAGAAGCTGCAGGTCAAGAACAGCTCGATCGAGACCTACCTCAAACGCGCCACGGCCAAGCTTGGGGTCAGTGGCCGGCATGGTTTGGCGAAGTGGATGGCCGGAGCCTGA
- a CDS encoding non-ribosomal peptide synthetase — protein sequence MPPISAYAADTSSVSPATFPLTAAQLDIWLDQLSRGDSPLYNIGGYMELTGPLDPARMQAALSHLVSLHDAMRIELLPGAGADGLPRQRFAPSMPGPLMTWDVSGQSDPKAAARALIQERIDQTFALDGGPLYRFLLIRFDDDLHWFSILAHHLIVDGWGFAEMIKSLAAIYNALDADQKAPDTALSYVDFIEDDARYYQSPRYAQDRAYWLDKYRLLPEPLLVPRYQERFAGHAPSSQIVARTFPAVLHERMKQLGQGLGASAFHVLLAALHVYFSRTAQRDEWVLGMPILNRSGARFKSTVGLFTQVSAVRMGFGRDLTFAELVRAIRDELKENFRHQRFPLSEMNRALGLLREDRAQLFELTVSYELDDQEHIYGQARGHVVKVSNHQEAAPLAIYLRSNRFDEQAWLHIAYSPMYFEEGEVEAFAERLLSVVEQGLENPQLHVTEFGLLSPTETALLQQWNDTRVIYPQGLTIVQRFEARAAQQPQALAAVEEGQPLTYAELNRQANALAHRLLEHGVQPDDRVALVARRGLDTLVGLLATLKAGAGYVPIDPAHPAERLNYLLNDSAPVIVLTQSALRARLPKLDVPVIDLNLRDWPADNLANPRVAGLTPANLAYVIYTSGSTGLPKGVMVEHGTLGNLVDWHCDAFDLRAGQHTSSLAGFGFDAMAWEVWPALCVGATLHLAPATGGNEDIDALLDWWRAQPLDVSFLPTPIAEYAFGKQLDHPTLRTLLIGGDRLRQFNRQQSFEVINNYGPTEATVVATSGRIDAGQALHIGKPVSNTTVYLLDDRQRPVPMGITGELYVGGAGVARGYLNQPELTAARFLRDPFSREPQARMYRTGDLARWRADGNLDYLGRNDDQVKIRGVRIELGEIETALGSHDAVREAVVQVRDGQLLAWFIEHEPLDINSLHAHLKTRLTSAMLPSAYVRLTAWPMTANGKLDRKALPAPGPEALIRREYEAPQGAVEIALAQIWSELLQVERVGRHDHFFELGGHSLMAVMLIERMRQLDLSSDVRVLFSKPTLAALAASVGTGREVVVPQNRIASDCTRITPDLLTLVQLDQPTIDCVVATVPGGAANVQDIYPLAPLQEGILYHHITAAQGDPYLLQSRLAFDSIERVEAFAEALRRVMVRHDILRTAVVWEGLTTPVQVVWREAILPVQEVLLDPADGAIIDQLHARFDARRYRLDVSQAPMIRLVYARDPALDRVVGILLFHHLAMDHVALEVMRGEMQASLSGQVQPLAAPVPYRNYVAQARLGVSEQEHEAFFREMLADIDEPTLPFGLQEVQGDGRRIDEARQMLDEGLYQRLRTQARQAGVSVASLVHLAWARVLAATSGQEQVVFGTVLMGRMQGGAGADRALGVFINTLPLRIDVAAAVLHGVQATHARLTALLGHEHASLALAQRCSGVASPSPLFSALLNYRHTDPSELSDTSPHTWQGIETLANEERTNYPLTLSVDDLGSDLRLTARTVAQIGAQRICAYVHAALTGLVEALEQAPQRPLNRLPILPVDELQRLLVEFNASEVACPLEQPLQMLFEQQVRLKPNAIALQSEQGDLTYGELNARANRLAHHLREQGVQPDTRVAICVERGLDLVVGLLGILKAGGAYVPLDPDYPLERLRYMLQDSAPVAVLVHAATRELLGEHDVPLIDLDRGSWQYNGESNLQVPGLSASNLAYMIYTSGSTGTPKGVMLEHRGLCNLVHWGSQICPPTSDSALLQKAPFSFDGSVWEFFWPLASGVRLVLARPDGHRDPAYLTQEIRDRQISVIKFVPALLQQFLEQDDAGQCTSLTDIFCGGGEFTAALAQRARQLLPWVRLHNVYGPTEATVDSTAYTLEPHMPVPAIELPIGKAIGNTRLYVLDEHDQPVPLGVNGQLHIGGVGVARGYLGLPQLQAERFIDSPFVAGDRLYRTGDLVRYAADGNLQFLGRNDFQIKLRGLRLEPGEIEARLIEHPAVREAVVMVRDERLVAWYTVRAGIEAPSLEALRAQILAHLPEYMVPAAFVLLGALPLTPNGKIDRKALPEPGAEAVLNRPYQPPEGDVETELARIWAEVLNVNQVGRHDNFFELGGHSLLAVSLVARMRQTGLHTDARSLFSQPTLAALAANTRSQAQHLEIPQTTIPSLNRKRRL from the coding sequence ATGCCGCCTATTTCTGCCTATGCGGCGGACACCTCGTCCGTTTCACCCGCGACCTTTCCCCTGACCGCCGCACAGCTGGACATCTGGCTCGATCAATTGAGCCGGGGTGACTCGCCGCTGTACAACATCGGTGGATACATGGAGTTGACCGGCCCACTGGATCCCGCGCGGATGCAGGCGGCGCTCAGCCATCTGGTGAGCCTGCATGACGCGATGCGAATCGAGTTGTTGCCGGGTGCCGGCGCGGACGGACTGCCACGGCAACGTTTTGCACCATCGATGCCGGGGCCACTGATGACGTGGGATGTCTCTGGCCAGTCAGATCCAAAAGCGGCGGCGCGAGCGCTGATTCAGGAGCGGATCGACCAGACGTTCGCGCTGGACGGCGGTCCGTTGTACCGTTTTTTGCTGATCCGGTTCGATGACGATCTGCACTGGTTCTCCATCCTGGCTCACCACCTGATCGTCGACGGCTGGGGCTTCGCCGAGATGATCAAGTCGTTGGCCGCCATCTATAACGCGCTAGACGCCGATCAGAAGGCACCTGACACCGCGCTGTCCTACGTCGATTTTATCGAGGACGATGCGCGTTATTACCAGTCACCCCGATACGCGCAGGATCGCGCGTACTGGCTGGACAAATACCGCCTCCTGCCCGAACCCCTGCTGGTGCCGCGTTATCAGGAGCGCTTTGCCGGGCATGCGCCGTCCAGTCAGATCGTGGCGCGGACGTTCCCCGCCGTGCTGCATGAGCGCATGAAACAGCTCGGCCAGGGACTTGGCGCATCGGCGTTTCATGTGCTGCTGGCGGCGCTTCATGTGTATTTCAGCCGAACCGCACAGCGTGACGAATGGGTGTTGGGGATGCCGATTCTCAACCGGTCTGGCGCCCGATTCAAATCGACCGTTGGCTTGTTCACCCAGGTCAGTGCGGTGCGCATGGGGTTTGGTCGCGACCTCACATTCGCCGAATTGGTCAGGGCAATTCGCGATGAACTGAAAGAGAACTTTCGTCATCAGCGGTTTCCCCTGAGCGAGATGAACCGCGCCTTGGGCTTGCTGCGCGAGGATCGCGCGCAACTGTTTGAGCTGACGGTTTCTTACGAACTGGATGATCAAGAGCATATCTACGGCCAGGCACGGGGTCACGTGGTCAAGGTTTCCAATCATCAGGAGGCTGCGCCGCTGGCTATTTATTTGCGCAGTAACCGTTTCGACGAACAGGCCTGGTTGCACATTGCCTACTCCCCGATGTATTTCGAGGAAGGTGAAGTCGAGGCGTTTGCCGAGCGGCTGTTGTCGGTGGTGGAGCAAGGTCTGGAAAACCCGCAACTGCACGTGACCGAATTCGGCCTGCTCTCGCCGACAGAAACCGCGCTGCTGCAGCAATGGAACGACACTCGCGTCATTTATCCGCAAGGGTTGACCATCGTCCAGCGTTTCGAGGCGAGAGCGGCGCAACAACCGCAGGCATTGGCGGCGGTTGAAGAAGGACAGCCGCTGACGTATGCCGAGTTGAATCGTCAGGCCAATGCATTGGCACATCGCCTGCTCGAGCACGGCGTGCAGCCGGATGATCGCGTGGCGCTGGTGGCCCGCCGTGGACTCGACACCCTGGTCGGCTTGCTGGCGACTCTCAAGGCCGGAGCCGGTTATGTGCCGATCGATCCGGCGCACCCCGCCGAGCGTTTGAACTATCTGCTCAACGACAGCGCACCGGTTATCGTCCTGACGCAAAGCGCTTTGCGCGCACGTCTGCCGAAACTGGATGTGCCAGTGATCGATCTGAATCTGCGCGACTGGCCGGCCGACAACCTTGCCAACCCGCGAGTGGCCGGGCTGACCCCGGCGAACCTCGCCTATGTGATCTATACCTCCGGTTCTACCGGCCTGCCCAAAGGGGTGATGGTCGAGCATGGGACACTGGGCAATCTGGTCGATTGGCACTGTGACGCCTTCGATCTGCGCGCCGGTCAGCACACCTCAAGCCTCGCCGGTTTCGGTTTCGATGCCATGGCGTGGGAAGTCTGGCCGGCGTTGTGCGTGGGCGCGACCCTGCATCTGGCGCCCGCCACTGGCGGCAACGAAGACATCGACGCGCTGCTCGACTGGTGGCGTGCGCAACCGCTGGACGTCAGTTTTTTACCAACGCCGATCGCCGAGTATGCCTTTGGCAAACAACTCGACCACCCGACCCTGCGTACGCTGCTGATCGGCGGTGATCGCCTGCGTCAGTTCAACCGACAGCAGTCCTTCGAAGTGATCAACAACTATGGGCCGACCGAAGCCACAGTGGTTGCGACCTCGGGGCGGATCGACGCCGGTCAGGCGCTGCACATTGGCAAGCCCGTGAGTAACACCACGGTGTACTTGCTCGATGATCGACAACGGCCAGTGCCGATGGGGATTACCGGCGAGTTGTATGTCGGCGGCGCCGGAGTTGCCCGGGGCTACCTGAATCAACCGGAACTGACCGCCGCGCGCTTTCTGCGCGACCCGTTCAGTCGCGAACCGCAGGCGCGTATGTATCGCACCGGTGATCTGGCGCGCTGGCGTGCCGACGGTAACCTCGACTATCTGGGACGCAATGACGATCAGGTGAAAATTCGCGGTGTGCGCATCGAACTCGGCGAGATCGAAACCGCGCTCGGCAGCCATGACGCCGTGCGGGAAGCGGTGGTGCAGGTGCGCGACGGGCAACTGTTGGCGTGGTTCATCGAGCATGAGCCGCTCGACATCAACTCATTGCACGCCCACCTGAAAACCCGTCTGACCAGCGCCATGCTGCCGAGCGCTTATGTGCGCCTGACGGCGTGGCCGATGACCGCCAACGGCAAGCTTGATCGCAAGGCTCTACCGGCGCCGGGGCCGGAGGCGTTGATCCGCCGCGAATACGAGGCGCCGCAGGGCGCAGTAGAAATAGCGCTGGCGCAGATCTGGTCCGAATTGCTGCAAGTCGAGCGGGTCGGTCGCCATGACCATTTCTTCGAGCTGGGCGGGCACTCACTGATGGCCGTGATGCTCATCGAACGTATGCGACAGCTCGATCTGAGCAGCGACGTGCGGGTGCTGTTCAGCAAGCCGACGCTCGCGGCGCTGGCCGCTTCGGTGGGCACGGGGCGTGAGGTCGTGGTGCCGCAAAATCGTATCGCAAGCGATTGCACACGCATTACTCCGGACCTGTTGACGCTGGTGCAGCTGGATCAGCCGACCATCGACTGTGTCGTCGCCACGGTGCCAGGCGGCGCTGCCAACGTGCAGGACATCTACCCCCTGGCACCCTTGCAGGAAGGCATTCTCTACCACCACATCACCGCAGCGCAGGGTGACCCATACCTGCTGCAGTCGCGGCTGGCGTTCGACAGTATCGAGCGGGTCGAGGCCTTCGCCGAGGCGTTGCGTCGGGTCATGGTGCGGCATGACATTCTGCGCACCGCCGTGGTCTGGGAGGGCCTGACTACCCCGGTGCAGGTAGTGTGGCGCGAGGCAATTCTGCCCGTTCAGGAAGTGCTTCTCGACCCTGCCGACGGCGCAATCATCGATCAGTTGCACGCGCGCTTCGATGCCCGGCGCTATCGCCTCGACGTCAGCCAGGCACCGATGATTCGTCTGGTGTATGCCCGTGATCCGGCGCTCGACCGGGTGGTTGGCATTCTGCTGTTTCATCATCTGGCGATGGATCACGTTGCGCTGGAAGTGATGCGCGGCGAGATGCAGGCCAGTCTGTCCGGGCAGGTTCAGCCGCTGGCAGCGCCGGTGCCCTATCGCAACTATGTGGCGCAGGCGCGGTTGGGTGTCAGCGAGCAGGAGCACGAGGCGTTTTTCCGCGAGATGCTCGCGGATATCGATGAGCCAACGCTGCCGTTCGGTTTGCAGGAAGTGCAGGGCGATGGTCGCCGTATCGATGAGGCTCGGCAAATGCTCGATGAGGGTTTGTATCAACGCTTGCGCACTCAGGCGCGGCAGGCCGGCGTCAGTGTCGCCAGTCTGGTTCACTTGGCTTGGGCGCGGGTGCTGGCGGCGACTTCCGGTCAAGAGCAAGTGGTATTCGGTACCGTGCTGATGGGGCGCATGCAGGGCGGCGCTGGGGCCGACCGCGCACTGGGGGTGTTCATCAATACCTTGCCGCTGCGCATCGATGTTGCTGCGGCCGTTTTGCACGGAGTGCAGGCGACCCATGCGCGGTTGACCGCGCTGCTCGGGCACGAACACGCCTCGCTGGCACTGGCGCAGCGCTGTAGTGGTGTGGCATCGCCGTCGCCATTGTTCAGTGCATTGCTCAATTACCGTCACACCGACCCGAGTGAGCTGTCAGATACGTCACCTCACACCTGGCAAGGCATTGAAACCCTGGCCAATGAGGAACGCACCAATTATCCGCTGACGCTCAGCGTGGATGACCTGGGCAGCGATCTGCGGCTGACTGCCCGAACTGTCGCGCAGATTGGTGCGCAGCGGATCTGCGCATATGTGCACGCAGCTTTGACCGGGCTGGTGGAAGCGCTGGAGCAGGCACCGCAACGGCCTTTGAATCGCCTGCCGATTCTGCCGGTCGACGAGTTGCAGCGGTTGCTGGTCGAGTTCAACGCCAGCGAGGTCGCTTGCCCGTTGGAGCAGCCGCTTCAGATGTTGTTTGAACAACAGGTTCGTCTCAAGCCGAATGCTATCGCGCTGCAATCCGAGCAAGGAGATCTGACTTACGGCGAGCTCAATGCACGCGCCAACCGACTGGCGCATCATCTGCGCGAACAAGGCGTGCAGCCGGATACGCGCGTGGCGATCTGCGTCGAGCGTGGACTGGATCTGGTGGTCGGTCTGCTCGGCATCCTCAAGGCGGGCGGGGCCTATGTGCCGCTTGACCCGGACTATCCGCTGGAACGCCTGCGTTACATGTTGCAGGACAGCGCGCCGGTCGCCGTGCTGGTGCATGCCGCTACCCGCGAGCTGCTCGGTGAGCACGATGTGCCGCTGATTGATCTCGATCGTGGCAGTTGGCAGTACAACGGCGAGAGTAACTTGCAGGTGCCAGGCCTGAGTGCCTCAAACCTGGCGTACATGATCTATACGTCGGGCTCCACCGGCACGCCAAAAGGGGTGATGCTGGAACACCGTGGTTTGTGCAATCTGGTGCATTGGGGCTCGCAAATCTGCCCTCCGACGTCGGATAGCGCGCTACTGCAAAAAGCACCATTCAGTTTCGATGGGTCGGTGTGGGAGTTTTTCTGGCCGTTGGCTTCCGGCGTACGGCTGGTATTGGCACGGCCTGACGGTCATCGTGATCCGGCCTATCTGACGCAAGAAATCCGCGATCGGCAGATCAGCGTGATCAAATTCGTGCCGGCGCTTCTGCAACAGTTTCTGGAGCAGGACGACGCAGGACAGTGCACCAGTCTCACGGACATATTCTGCGGAGGTGGCGAGTTCACCGCCGCTCTGGCCCAACGTGCGCGCCAGCTTCTGCCTTGGGTGCGCTTGCACAACGTCTACGGTCCGACTGAAGCCACGGTCGACAGCACGGCGTATACGCTGGAGCCGCATATGCCGGTTCCGGCAATCGAACTGCCAATCGGCAAAGCCATCGGCAACACTCGGCTGTACGTTCTCGATGAGCACGACCAACCGGTGCCGCTCGGCGTCAACGGCCAGTTGCACATTGGCGGCGTCGGGGTCGCGCGGGGTTATCTGGGGTTGCCACAGTTGCAGGCCGAGCGTTTCATCGACAGCCCGTTTGTAGCCGGTGATCGGCTGTACCGCACTGGCGATCTGGTGCGCTACGCCGCTGACGGCAATTTGCAGTTCCTGGGGCGCAACGACTTCCAGATCAAGTTGCGTGGTCTGCGCCTGGAACCGGGAGAGATTGAGGCGCGGCTGATCGAGCACCCGGCGGTGCGTGAGGCGGTGGTGATGGTGCGCGATGAGCGACTGGTCGCCTGGTATACCGTGCGCGCGGGCATTGAAGCGCCGAGTCTTGAAGCCTTGCGTGCCCAGATACTGGCGCATTTGCCGGAGTACATGGTGCCCGCAGCTTTCGTCCTGCTCGGCGCTCTGCCGCTTACGCCTAACGGCAAAATCGACCGCAAGGCCTTGCCGGAGCCAGGAGCCGAGGCGGTACTCAATCGGCCCTATCAGCCGCCCGAAGGCGACGTTGAAACCGAACTGGCGCGGATCTGGGCCGAGGTGCTCAACGTCAATCAGGTCGGGCGCCACGACAACTTCTTCGAGTTGGGCGGGCATTCGTTGCTGGCGGTGAGCCTCGTTGCGCGCATGCGTCAGACCGGGCTACACACCGACGCACGTTCGCTGTTCAGTCAGCCGACACTGGCGGCACTGGCGGCCAACACCCGCAGCCAGGCTCAGCACCTGGAAATCCCGCAGACCACCATCCCGAGCCTCAACCGCAAGCGCCGGCTCTGA
- a CDS encoding efflux transporter outer membrane subunit, producing the protein MSTLRISLLTMAMLMGGCSLIPDYQRPASPSAAQYPQGPQAATTNEDWRTLFNDPALQQLIESALVNNRDLRVAALNVEAFQAQYRIQRVDLLPAVSANASESRQRLPPSVTKSKALINSTYAVNLGVSAYELDFFGRVRSLSEQALQTWLSTEEARRSAQLSLVANVANAYLTWRADQELLALTRETLAADQQSLRLTTRNREAGKSSALEQAQAKTSVDTSRANLARYQRQVAQDLNSLTLLVGTPVPESLPARPLASDLVQQLPAGLPSDLLQRRPDILQAEYKLKAANANIGAARAAFFPSVSLTANAGTSSRDLSGLFGAGSGAWTFQPQISLPIFNAGSLRASLDYSKLQKDVAIAEYEKSIQTAFQEVADGLAARSTYQQQLQAQRDLVQATQDYYDLAQNRYQNGVDSSLVFLDAQRSLFSSQQGLITDRLAQLVAEVNLYTALGGGWRAAQEAVQ; encoded by the coding sequence ATGTCCACCCTGCGAATTTCACTGCTGACCATGGCCATGCTGATGGGCGGCTGTTCTTTGATTCCCGACTACCAGCGCCCCGCTTCGCCCAGTGCCGCGCAATACCCGCAAGGCCCACAGGCTGCAACGACCAACGAAGACTGGCGCACGCTGTTCAACGACCCGGCCCTGCAACAGTTGATCGAGAGTGCGCTGGTCAACAACCGCGACCTGCGTGTCGCCGCGCTAAATGTCGAAGCGTTCCAGGCGCAATACCGCATTCAGCGCGTCGATTTGCTGCCGGCGGTGTCGGCCAATGCCAGCGAATCGCGGCAACGCCTGCCGCCGAGCGTGACCAAAAGCAAAGCGCTGATCAACTCGACTTACGCGGTCAATCTCGGCGTCAGCGCCTATGAGCTGGATTTCTTCGGCCGCGTACGCAGCCTCAGCGAGCAAGCGTTGCAGACTTGGCTGTCAACCGAAGAAGCACGGCGCAGCGCGCAGTTGAGCCTGGTGGCCAACGTCGCCAACGCCTACCTGACCTGGCGTGCCGATCAGGAGCTGCTGGCACTGACCCGCGAGACCCTCGCCGCCGATCAACAGAGCCTGCGCCTGACCACGCGCAACCGTGAGGCCGGTAAGTCGTCGGCACTTGAGCAGGCCCAAGCGAAAACCAGCGTCGACACCTCTCGAGCCAATCTGGCGCGCTATCAACGTCAGGTCGCGCAGGACTTGAACAGCCTGACCCTGCTGGTCGGCACGCCGGTGCCCGAGTCCCTGCCCGCGCGGCCGCTGGCCAGTGATCTGGTGCAACAACTGCCAGCAGGCCTGCCGTCAGACCTGCTGCAACGGCGTCCGGACATTCTTCAGGCCGAGTACAAACTCAAAGCCGCCAACGCCAATATCGGCGCGGCGCGGGCGGCGTTTTTTCCCAGTGTCAGCCTGACTGCCAATGCCGGTACCTCCAGTCGTGATCTGTCTGGCTTGTTTGGCGCAGGCTCCGGTGCCTGGACGTTCCAGCCGCAGATCAGCCTGCCGATTTTCAATGCCGGCAGCCTGCGCGCGAGTCTGGATTATTCGAAGTTGCAAAAAGACGTAGCGATCGCTGAGTACGAAAAATCGATTCAGACGGCGTTTCAGGAAGTCGCCGACGGCTTGGCGGCGCGCAGCACTTATCAGCAACAACTGCAAGCGCAGCGCGATCTGGTGCAAGCCACGCAGGATTACTACGACCTGGCGCAAAACCGTTACCAGAACGGCGTCGACAGCAGTCTGGTGTTCCTCGATGCCCAGCGTTCGCTGTTCAGTTCGCAGCAAGGTCTGATCACGGATCGTTTGGCGCAACTGGTCGCCGAGGTGAACCTGTACACCGCGCTGGGCGGTGGCTGGCGTGCTGCGCAGGAGGCTGTTCAGTAA